The segment GTGCCAGTTGCACCGTAATCAACTCTCCCCAGGGGTCGCCATTTTCCAGCAGATAGTCTGCCAGTGCTGCGTGGGCGGCACGGTCTTCGGGGTGGGCAAGAATGGCTGCTTCCAGTAATTCCTGCGTGGACCGCTCCGGTTCCGATCCGGCAGTGGTTTCCACGTAACCTTTCCCGGTTTTTTCTTTGATCAGCTTTTCCATCTGCTTGATCGCCGCTTCTTCGGTGGGGAATGATTTGGTTTGCTTCTGGCCATCGGTGCCCAACCGTCCGTAATGTACCAGCACATCAGTGCCAACACATTCCACATTCCAGAACTTATGCGATTTTGCATCGCTGTAGGTGAATGTTCTCTGCATCAATGATTCTCCTTCAACATTATTTCAGGTGATTAAGGTAAAATTTCCTCAGGTGGGCCACTGCGGGTAATTTCACCCGCTTCCATGACAATCAGACGCTTTGCCACCTTGCGTGCAAAATCCATCGCGTGGGTCACAATCAGCATTGTCTGCCCGGCTGCAGCCAGTTCGCTGATCACCCCCAGCACCTCTTCGGCCATTTTGGGATCCAGGGCACTGGTGGGCTCATCAAACAGAATCACTTCCGGCTTCACTGCCAACGCACGGGCAATGGCCACCCGCTGCTGCTGTCCACCGGACATTTCTTCTGGTCGTGCCTGCAATCGGTGGGACAGGCCAACTCGCGTAAGTAGTTCTCTGGCAAGTGTTTCCGCCTGTTCCCGAGGCTGATTGAGCACCAGCGTGGGGCCGCTCATCACATTTTGCAGTGCGGTCATGTGGGGGAACAGATTAAATTGCTGGAAAACCATCCCCACCTGACGGCGAAGTTGCACGAGTGTTGATTTGGGCGTGGTATCGTTGGGCGAAATGGTCAAATCACCCACCTGGATGGTTCCAGAAGCAAA is part of the Zavarzinella sp. genome and harbors:
- a CDS encoding amino acid ABC transporter ATP-binding protein; this translates as MITIEQLNKFRGTNQVLKNIHLRVEKGDVIGMIGPSGGGKSTLLRCINALESFASGTIQVGDLTISPNDTTPKSTLVQLRRQVGMVFQQFNLFPHMTALQNVMSGPTLVLNQPREQAETLARELLTRVGLSHRLQARPEEMSGGQQQRVAIARALAVKPEVILFDEPTSALDPKMAEEVLGVISELAAAGQTMLIVTHAMDFARKVAKRLIVMEAGEITRSGPPEEILP